A genome region from Triticum aestivum cultivar Chinese Spring chromosome 2B, IWGSC CS RefSeq v2.1, whole genome shotgun sequence includes the following:
- the LOC123045569 gene encoding ferric reduction oxidase 7, chloroplastic, whose translation MTQEREPLLQQNGGVGNAAAGSKGSPAVLPSLARSVLKFLMWAVFLTWAAGIFFYPTAPVQTAFRKWADITSTEGLITGLTGTVFLFFSGPILLIAALAYVYIFAFPGDHVQKKKLRSLSFRLWTFPVLVDGPLGVVSAVEFIGIVLFIVYIVFSMTYYVVDSVSFISKAHLPPTTRSELLLALIGLRFGSVGLFCMIFLFLPVSRGSVLLRLIDIPFEHATRYHVWLGHLTMALFTLHGLCYVISWSLLGRLIEELIQWKEVGIANLAGVISLAAGLLMWVTSLHPVRKRFFELFFYTHQLYVVFVVFLVLHVGDFVFSISAGAVFLFMLDRFLRFWQSRTKVDIVSAACRPCGTVELVFSKPPSLRYNALSFIFVQVRELSFLQWHPFSVSSSPMDGRYHMSILIKVLGTWTDTLKRIIADVQEQKTRSDSDSDQSQTGRITASIEGPYGHESPYHLMYENLILVAGGIGISPFLAILSDIIHRIGQGMPCAPKNVLVLWSVKKTSELSLLLAVDAQSISSSVCDKLHLDIQAFVTQESDPPLEDGIVGDDQKAPGIFVKNGTAMSGLVGTGDNFWAAMYFAASTLGSVLAFVLVQLYYVKRYNVYAWWYLGLLLLLCMAAGITLPGGLVVLLWHLSEKRRMQDDRWDVDARAGADAEQTTNAAGGADASAASLAAMRTTRYGCRPKFHAEFAAFAERAGGAAADVGVLVCGPAGLQASVARECRSQNLRRGGAVFHFNSHSFDL comes from the exons ATGACCCAAGAACGGGAGCCGCTCCTGCAGCAAAACGGGGGCGTCGGCAATGCCGCCGCCGGGAGCAAGGGCTCGCCGGCCGTTCTGCCGTCCCTGGCCAGGTCCGTGCTCAAGTTCCTCATGTGGGCGGTGTTCCTCACCTGGGCCGCGGGGATCTTCTTCTACCCCACCGCGCCCGTGCAGACGGCGTTCCGCAAGTGGGCGGACATCACCAGCACGGAGGGCCTGATCACCGGCCTCACTG GGACCGTTTTTCTTTTCTTCAGCGGGCCGATTCTGCTAATTGCAGCTCTGGCATATGTGTACATCTTCGCCTTCCCGGGTGATCACGTCCA AAAGAAGAAGCTGAGGTCACTGAGTTTCCGTCTCTGGACTTTTCCGGTTCTTGTTGATGGTCCACTCGGTGTTGTCTCCGCTGTTGAGTTTATCGGAATCGTCTTGTTCATCGTCTATATTGTCTTCTCGATGACCTATTATGTTGTAGACAGTGTGAGCTTCATCTCCAAAGCGCACTTGCCCCCAACTACTCGCAG TGAGTTGTTACTGGCTCTCATAGGCCTCCGTTTCGGATCAGTTGGCTTGTTTTGCATGATCTTCCTGTTCCTGCCCGTCTCAAGGGGTTCAGTTCTTCTCCGGCTTATCGACATTCCATTTGAGCATGCTACTAGATACCATGTCTGGTTGGGGCATCTCACAATGGCTCTCTTTACGCTGCACGGCTTGTGTTATGTGATCTCATGGTCCCTCCTGGGGCGCCTAATTGAAGAA CTGATCCAATGGAAAGAAGTCGGAATAGCAAACTTAGCCGGCGTGATCAGCTTGGCGGCTGGTCTGCTGATGTGGGTGACATCGCTTCACCCGGTACGGAAGAGGTTCTTCGAGCTCTTCTTCTACACCCACCAGCTCTACGTGGTTTTCGTGGTGTTCTTGGTGCTCCACGTCGGCGACTTCGTCTTCAGCATCTCGGCCGGCGCTGTCTTCCTCTTCATGCTCGACCGCTTCCTGAGGTTCTGGCAATCGAGGACCAAAGTCGACATCGTTTCTGCGGCCTGCCGGCCATGCGGAACGGTGGAGCTAGTCTTCTCAAAGCCACCAA GTCTTCGGTACAATGCTCTCAGTTTCATCTTTGTTCAAGTGCGTGAGCTGTCGTTCTTGCAGTGGCACCCGTTCAGCGTGTCCTCCAGCCCTATGGATGGGAGGTACCACATGTCGATCCTCATAAAGGTTCTTGGCACATGGACTGATACGCTGAAGCGCATCATCGCCGATGTCCAAGAGCAGAAGACCAGGAGCGACTCTGACTCTGATCAGTCGCAAACTGGTCGCATTACCGCCTCCATCGAAGGGCCGTATGGGCACGAATCACCCTACCACCTGAT GTATGAGAATCTCATCCTGGTGGCAGGAGGCATTGGCATTTCGCCATTCTTGGCAATTTTGAGCGATATTATCCACAGGATCGGGCAAGGTATGCCATGCGCGCCCAAGAATGTACTGGTTCTGTGGTCAGTTAAGAAGACCTCGGAGCTTTCTCTCCTGTTGGCCGTCGATGCTCAGTCCATCAGCTCATCCGTCTGTGACAAGTTGCATCTGGACATCCAAGCCTTTGTGACGCAGGAATCCGATCCTCCACTG GAAGATGGCATTGTTGGGGATGACCAGAAGGCCCCCGGCATATTCGTCAAGAACGGGACGGCCATGTCCGGGCTGGTGGGCACCGGGGACAACTTCTGGGCGGCCATGTACTTCGCCGCGTCCACCCTGGGCTCCGTCCTGGCGTTCGTGCTGGTGCAGCTGTACTATGTGAAGCGGTACAACGTGTACGCCTGGTGGTACCTGGGCCTCCTGCTCCTGCTGTGCATGGCAGCCGGCATCACGCTCCCCGGCGGGCTCGTCGTCCTCCTCTGGCACCTCTCGGAGAAGCGGAGGATGCAGGACGACAGGTGGGACGTCGACGCCCGTGCCGGGGCGGACGCCGAACAGACAACGAACGCTGCTGGTGGAGCCGACGCCTCCGCGGCCAGCCTCGCCGCCATGCGGACGACGCGGTACGGGTGCCGGCCAAAGTTCCATG CGGAATTCGCGGCGTTCGCGGAGCGGGCCGGGGGCGCGGCGGCCGACGTCGGCGTGCTGGTGTGCGGGCCGGCGGGGCTGCAGGCCAGCGTGGCGAGGGAGTGCAGGTCGCAGAACCTTCGCCGCGGCGGCGCCGTGTTCCATTTCAACAGCCACAGCTTCGATCTCTAG